A portion of the Simkania negevensis Z genome contains these proteins:
- the ubiE gene encoding bifunctional demethylmenaquinone methyltransferase/2-methoxy-6-polyprenyl-1,4-benzoquinol methylase UbiE: MQAKSKERSRKNVWKMFDQISPKYDLLNHLLSFGADIHWRKKLIQYLPKNPDIRLLDLATGTADQLITIVKKAKQVKSALGIDLSQEMIRLGQRKIIDKPYTHQITLTEGDATDISLGNESVDCVTMSFGIRNVENTEKCLSECMRVLTPRGRLLILEFSIPKNRLIKGCHLFYLRYVLPTIGGLISRQKEAYRYLNETIETFPSGDAFCDLMKKAGFVRVKAHPMTLGVTTLYVGEKVPCKSAF; this comes from the coding sequence ATGCAAGCCAAAAGTAAAGAGCGTTCTAGAAAAAATGTCTGGAAAATGTTCGATCAAATTTCTCCGAAATACGATCTACTGAACCATTTACTCTCTTTTGGTGCTGATATCCACTGGAGAAAAAAACTCATTCAATACCTTCCTAAAAACCCAGATATTCGATTGCTTGATTTAGCAACAGGCACCGCAGACCAGCTCATTACGATTGTAAAAAAAGCCAAGCAGGTGAAATCGGCTCTTGGGATCGATCTCTCACAAGAAATGATTCGCCTGGGACAACGAAAAATCATCGACAAACCTTACACTCATCAAATCACCTTAACAGAGGGAGATGCGACCGATATTTCTCTTGGAAACGAGTCTGTTGATTGCGTGACAATGTCCTTTGGAATCCGCAACGTTGAAAATACAGAAAAATGCTTAAGTGAATGCATGCGCGTTCTCACACCTCGAGGACGTCTTTTAATTTTAGAGTTTTCCATTCCCAAAAATCGACTGATTAAAGGGTGCCATCTTTTTTATTTACGGTACGTTCTCCCGACCATTGGTGGGCTCATTTCTCGGCAAAAAGAGGCTTACCGGTATCTCAACGAAACAATTGAAACTTTTCCAAGTGGTGATGCTTTTTGTGATCTGATGAAAAAAGCGGGATTTGTTCGAGTGAAA